GCTTTGAGTGGGCACCATGAACTCGTGCATGGGACGCTCCTGGGTCAGTAGATCTCGACGTCGCGCAGCAGCGACACGCTGATGACTTCGGCGATCCGCACGGTGGCCGCCCGGCGGTTGGTGCGGATGCCGAGCTTGTGGGCCTCCATGATGTAGTGGTCCTTGGTCGAGGAGCCGTCCGAGGTGTCGTGGACGTCCACGTTCTCGAGATGGAGGTACTCGGGGGCGACCTGGGTGAGGGTGCCAAGGATGATGTAGGATGAGCGCGTGTCGAGGACGACCTGCTGGCCGAGAAAGGCATCGAGAGGGCCGGGGGAAGGGGGCTGGGTCATGGCTTGATCTGCCCTGCGATGGCCTCGGCGATGCGGCGGTGGGCCGCCTGGTTGGGGGTATCGAGGTAGAGGCCCTCCGCCGAGGGTGCGGCGTAGCAGGCCTCGAGCCAGTCGGCGCCCTCGGGCGCGAGGAGCGCGTGGAGGTCGAGGAACCCCGCGTGATGCTGGCGCGCCACCCGCGCGGCGGCCTCGGTGTACAGGCGGGAGAGGCGGACGTTGCGGGGGCAGGGGGGCGGGGAGACGATGAGGATCTTGATGGGCCTGCCCGTGGCCCGCACGGCGTCAATCATCAGGTCGAAGGAGCGGGCGAAGTCGCGCTCGCCGACGGCTTGCTGGACGTCGGCCAGGCCCGGGCTGAGGACGATGACGTCGGGCAGCGGCCGCAGGGCCTCGAGGGTGCGTGCGAGGAGGATGATGTCGGGGAGGGTCGGCAGGAGGCCTGTGGTGCGCTGGACGAACTGGAAGGCGCGTCCGCTGGCGGCGAGCGACTGGTCGAGGAGAGTGACATAGTCGTCGAGCTTCTGGCCGGGCTGCGGCGGGCCTGCCATGCGGTCGCCCAACAGCAGCACGCGGCGGCGGCTGGCGAGGTGGCGGTCGCGGAACCAGCGGGCGAAGACCCATTCGAGGTGGCGATCGGCGTCCTCGATCTCGGAGGCGAGCATGACGCGGCGGCCCAGGTAGTCGTGCAGGCTGCCGAGGCCTCGCTGGAGGAGGTTCAGGTCGGTCTCCGCCACGACCTTCCAGTTGCGCAGCGAGCCGTCGAAGAGTTCGGCCGGGGGTGGCGGCGGCGGGCCCTCGGGCGCGGGCGGGGGCGCGGGGGCCGGCGGGATGCGACTCAGGGCGACGCGGCGCACGGCGACCTGGGCGCTGAGGGCCGCGTGGAGGCCGAAGGGGGTGAGCGCGTCGAAGGCCAGGGGGAGCGCGTTGTCGGCCTTGGCGCGCGGCACGTCCACCACCGCTTTGCCGTCCAGCCAGGCCTCCACCTTGGCGTCGGTCACGCGCAGGCGAATCTCGTGCCAGCGGCCCGGGGTGAAGCGGACATCCCAGGCCCGTGGGCGCAGCGTGCAGTGTGCGCTGCCGACGGGGAACGTGATCTGGCAGAGGTTGTGGCCTGCGAGACACTGGGCGTCGAGCGAGACCACGTAGTTGAGGGTGGGGAATTCGCCGGTCCAGGCGACGCCTGTGTAGGGGCCGCCGGGCCCCAGGATGATCTGGCCGTCCTTGACGGCGACGGTTCCCGGGGTGCCGAGGGTGGTGAACGGCACGATGCGCGCGGCGGTCTCGAGCACGGTCTGGTTGCCGAGGCGCACGTCGAGGTCGAGCAGGGCCGTCTTGTCGGGCAGCTCCTTCATGTCGACCGGCAGGATGCAGAAGTTCTCGTCCTTGCCGTCAATGCGGAGGTCCTGGCTCACGATGATCTGGCGCCCGTCGCGGTTCTCGAGGCGGCCGGTGGCCCGGACGATGACAGGGCTGAAGCCCGTGTTGCGCAGGCGGACGGCGATGCTGGTGCGCTCGTCGTAGTAAACGATGTTCGAGAAGCTCACGATGTCGAGGGACAGGTTCAGCTTCTCGGTGGGGCGCGGGTCGCAGTAGACGGTCTGCTGGTACTGCCCTGCGGGCTTGCCGCCTACGCTGGCCTGGAGGGTCACGGGGAAGCCCGCGACCGTGGGGCCGGCCGGCACCTCGAAGAGGCAGCCGGGGGACCCCTCGTGAGACTGGGTGCCGTTGCCGAAGTCCCACGAGTAGGCCGCGGCGGCCTCGGGGCCGAGCCGGCTCAGATTGGTGAACTGGACGAACTGGTACCGCTTGCCGTTCTCGGCGGTGACCGATAGGGGGGAGAGCTCGTAGGTGAAGAAGACCTGGGAGGTCAGCGACTGGGCCTCGGCCGCCACGATCTCGGCGGCGATGCGGTTGACGAAGAAGCTGGGGGGCACGAGTTCGAAGACCGTGTCAATCGGGCGTTGCCAGCCGAGGCGCGTGTTCTGCTTGCCGGTCTCGGCCGCAATCATGAGCAGATGGTGGTAGCCCTGCGACAGTTCGATCTTGCCGCGGTGCTCGAAGTTGCCGGCGACCTGGTAGTAGAAGCTGGGCCGTTGGGCGGTGAACTTGCCGTCGAGGAAGAGGTAGGCCGGGGCGGCGCTGTCTACCGAGAAGCGCCAGTAGCCGGCGATGTCGCAGTAGACGAAGCTCTCGTAGACGCTGAGGTGGTAGGCCCCCTCGTATTCGAGGGGGTTGGCCCGGTTGTCAATCTGGGTGAGGCTGGCCGAGCCCACGAAGGCCGGGCTGTTGCGCAGGGCGGCGCGAATCTGCTCGACCGGCACTTTGCGGTAGGTGCCGCGGGCCTCCTCGAGCGCGTTGAGCAGGTTGCCGTCGGTCACGCGCCAGCCGTAGAGGTTCACGGTGGCGGCCTTGGGCGTCCAGCGCGGCGCCTCGCCCTCCGGCTTGGGGTTCCCGTAGTAGATGAAGTAGTCGGCCGAGGTCAGCACGTCCGACTCGACGGGAATCCCCTGCGCGATGTTCGGTGTGGTCTTGTCCACGACGCGGGCGACGCAGGTCTTCTCGGCGACGGAGTCCACCTCGAGGGTGGCGATGCGGCCGGAGCCGGCCAACGCGTAGAAGCGGGTTCCCGGGGTGACGGCCTTGTCGGCCCCGATGTTCAGGGGGACGGTCTTCGTGGCGTCCTGGATGGCGGTGGCGAGCTGGCCGGTGATCGTGCGGCGGGCCGGGAAGGTGACGGTGAGCAGCCCGCGCCCGTCGGGCCCCTCGGCGACGCAGGGGAGCAGGTTGCCGCCGGCGTCGAGCACGCGGACCTCCTGCTGCGCGCTGCCCTGGAGCTTCGCGAGGCAGGGGATCCTGGCTTCGGCGGCCACGAGGTCGTCGCCGGCGTTCGGGGGTCTGTAGCGGAAGCCCAGGGGCTCGCAGGGTGCCAGGCGGACACGGACCTGGGTGCGATGGGACCACGCCGGGTTCCACCACCCGTCCGGGGCGCCGGCGTGGGCGGGCGGGGCGAGGACCCCGGCGAGGGCGATCAGGGCGGCGATTGGCCAGTGAGCGGCAACGCGCATCTTAGTCCTTCGCTGTGGCCGACGTGTCGAGTCCGTGATGGGTCTTCTCCCACTTGAAGGGGTTGGAGAACAGTTGGAGGAACCCCTTCCAGGCTCCGAGGCTGATGAGCACCCAGTAGACGGGCGAGAGCATCGCATGGGGGATGAGGCGGTAGAGCCTGCGGCGGACGCACGCCCAGACGTGCATGAAGATGAACACGAAGTTGGCCAGGAACAGGGTGACGGTGATCACGAAGAAGCACTGGGACCAGGTGTTCCAGAACGGGTTGCCGCGGGGGTCGGCGAACCACATCTGCCACACCCAGGGGCCGTCCCAGTTCAGCCAGCGGTCCCAGGGCCAGTCGCCGGGCTGGAAGCTGGCCTGGAACGCCCGGGCGGCCGACCAGGACCAGCCCTGGAGGGCCAGGTCGTGGACCCAGCAGGCGCCGTAGAAAAGCATGAGGAGCCAGAAGATGGGGTTGAGGACGAGCATGAGCGACAGGCCGCCCACCGAGGTGAGGAAGCCGAGCATTCCGGTGAAGCCCAGGCGCCACATGGCCCGGAGGGGATTGCGCATGTGGACGAGGTGCGTCTGGATGTAGCCCTTGACCCAGCGCGAGCGCTGCCGCACCCAGTTCCAGAG
This sequence is a window from Planctomycetota bacterium. Protein-coding genes within it:
- a CDS encoding GDSL-type esterase/lipase family protein, coding for MRVAAHWPIAALIALAGVLAPPAHAGAPDGWWNPAWSHRTQVRVRLAPCEPLGFRYRPPNAGDDLVAAEARIPCLAKLQGSAQQEVRVLDAGGNLLPCVAEGPDGRGLLTVTFPARRTITGQLATAIQDATKTVPLNIGADKAVTPGTRFYALAGSGRIATLEVDSVAEKTCVARVVDKTTPNIAQGIPVESDVLTSADYFIYYGNPKPEGEAPRWTPKAATVNLYGWRVTDGNLLNALEEARGTYRKVPVEQIRAALRNSPAFVGSASLTQIDNRANPLEYEGAYHLSVYESFVYCDIAGYWRFSVDSAAPAYLFLDGKFTAQRPSFYYQVAGNFEHRGKIELSQGYHHLLMIAAETGKQNTRLGWQRPIDTVFELVPPSFFVNRIAAEIVAAEAQSLTSQVFFTYELSPLSVTAENGKRYQFVQFTNLSRLGPEAAAAYSWDFGNGTQSHEGSPGCLFEVPAGPTVAGFPVTLQASVGGKPAGQYQQTVYCDPRPTEKLNLSLDIVSFSNIVYYDERTSIAVRLRNTGFSPVIVRATGRLENRDGRQIIVSQDLRIDGKDENFCILPVDMKELPDKTALLDLDVRLGNQTVLETAARIVPFTTLGTPGTVAVKDGQIILGPGGPYTGVAWTGEFPTLNYVVSLDAQCLAGHNLCQITFPVGSAHCTLRPRAWDVRFTPGRWHEIRLRVTDAKVEAWLDGKAVVDVPRAKADNALPLAFDALTPFGLHAALSAQVAVRRVALSRIPPAPAPPPAPEGPPPPPPAELFDGSLRNWKVVAETDLNLLQRGLGSLHDYLGRRVMLASEIEDADRHLEWVFARWFRDRHLASRRRVLLLGDRMAGPPQPGQKLDDYVTLLDQSLAASGRAFQFVQRTTGLLPTLPDIILLARTLEALRPLPDVIVLSPGLADVQQAVGERDFARSFDLMIDAVRATGRPIKILIVSPPPCPRNVRLSRLYTEAAARVARQHHAGFLDLHALLAPEGADWLEACYAAPSAEGLYLDTPNQAAHRRIAEAIAGQIKP